From the genome of Eucalyptus grandis isolate ANBG69807.140 chromosome 2, ASM1654582v1, whole genome shotgun sequence, one region includes:
- the LOC104434082 gene encoding protein OSB2, chloroplastic, whose protein sequence is MSSLARSLRRAASSPPSSAAVPALLRLCSSSSFERHSAASPAVAWKPAATPGARSADKASRDGGGSGSSSAAAVDWPRPSEIPFQAKVANSVTLIGRIRLPVQSRNGPDGKLWAGTVVTRDESPDSPSLWIPITFEGDLAHVAASHLRENDHVCIAGQLSTNPPPLDVNQGQTKVQVMVHSINFVEGSSQLKKSSVSHRNEKSTGSCAVTQKYEEGPWKDLIDNPTDWWDNRDNKHRGLVSPKYPDFKRKDGAVALWLGKAPKWVLPKIEGLQIDAQFCGAKIAKEQNGDDAWKSLLENPEKWWDNRSNKLKEKSPDFRHKETRQGLWLDGLPSWVLAKLPPIKAHEGVAPNKSNNVLS, encoded by the exons ATGAGTTCACTCGCTCGATCGCTCCGGCGAGCTGCTTCGTCGCCGCCGTCCAGCGCCGCCGTACCGGCGCTGCTGCGTCTCTGCTCCTCGTCTTCTTTCGAGCGCCACTCGGCCGCTTCGCCCGCCGTGGCGTGGAAGCCCGCTGCCACCCCCGGGGCCAGGTCCGCCGATAAAGCGTCCAGAGATGGTGGTGGTTCCGgttcctcctccgccgccgccgtcgattGGCCGAGGCCGAGCGAGATACCGTTTCAGGCCAAGGTCGCCAACTCCGTGACCCTGATCGGTCGCATCCGCCTGCCGGTTCAATCCCGGAACGGTCCCGACGGCAAGCTCTGGGCGGGCACCGTCGTCACCCGCGACGAGTCTCCGGACTCTCCGTCGCTCTG GATTCCCATCACATTTGAAGGTGATTTGGCTCATGTTGCGGCTTCACATCTGAGAGAAAATGATCATGTCTGTATTGCTGGACAACTGAGCACAAATCCACCCCCATTGGATGTTAACCAGGGTCAGACCAAGGTCCAG GTGATGGTACACAGCATTAACTTTGTTGAAGGATCTTCTCAATTGAAAAAGAGCTCTGTCTCGCATAGAAATGAAAAGTCTACTGGTAGTTGTGCTG TTACACAAAAGTATGAGGAAGGCCCATGGAAAGACCTCATCGATAATCCGACAGACTGGTGGGATAACCGTGACAATAAGCACCGTGGATTG GTGAGTCCTAAGTACCCAGATTTTAAACGGAAGGATGGTGCTGTTGCTCTCTGGCTTGGTAAAGCACCCAAGTGGGTTTTGCCAAAGATTGAAGGCCTTCAAATTGACGCTCAATTTTGTGGAGCTAAAATTGCAAAGGAGCAAAATG GTGATGATGCCTGGAAGAGCTTGTTGGAAAACCCAGAAAAGTGGTGGGACAACAGATCAAACAAG CTTAAGGAAAAGTCCCCCGACTTCAGGCATAAAGAGACCAGGCAAGGCCTTTGGCTGGATGGCTTGCCCTCTTGGGTACTAGCCAAGTTGCCTCCGATTAAAGCTCATGAAGGTGTGGCTCCAAACAAGAGTAATAATGTGCTCTCTTGA
- the LOC104434081 gene encoding pentatricopeptide repeat-containing protein At4g04370, producing the protein MNKLRPLLGKGLTPSRPPPPPPAAASSTRSLNATINRLSSQGAHRDVLLAFSSMRINRVPPDPHTFPSVLKACTHLDLYPLGLSFHQCLIVHGFASDAYIASSLITFYAKSGQVRSAGKVFDLMPERNVVPWTAIIGCYCKAGDVDASIDLLNDMRHEGVEPSSVTMLEVLAGDLELIRVQSLHCCALVYGFGSDVVLLNSFLNAYGKCGSIDDAKALLELMDQRDIVSWNTLVSAYARIGNFEEVMHLLTRMKDEGVEPGQQTLGSLLSAVAAHGDLYLGKAVHGQILRAGLEVDAHIASILVIMYLKCGNLDGAFRTFELAHDKDFVLWTALISGLVQNNNADKALLVFKSMLESGETPSTDTIACTLAACAHMGSYSLGTSIHGYVLRRRIPVELAAQNSLVTMYAKCNHVMQSRAVFDNMEKKNLVSWNAILVGYAQKGQLSELFTMFHAMREALQLPDPITIVSLLQACALVGALHQGKWVHSFILRSCFEQCIEVETALVDMYAKCGDLDNAQKCFDRMSQHDLVSWGAIIGGYGSHGKGETALKIYSEFLHRGFQPNDVIFLSILSACSHTGLVNQGLSLFKSMTEDYGIVPRLEHHACIVDLLSRAGRVHEAYAFYKRTFPRPSFHALGILTDASRVSGDVELSEIIAGEMSMLEPIDAGCYVQLVHSYASLNRWDNVGESWAQMRSLGLKKLPGWSFIELYGKVTTFFKDHVSHPQFEEIVWLLKTMSLEMKKKDYSLKVASDSQHISDSAR; encoded by the coding sequence ATGAACAAGCTCAGACCTTTGCTGGGCAAAGGCTTGACGCCCTcaaggccgccgccgccgccccccgccgccgcATCTTCGACGCGTTCGCTGAACGCCACCATCAATCGTCTGTCATCACAAGGGGCTCATCGCGACGTCCTTCTCGCTTTCTCTTCCATGCGCATCAACAGAGTCCCTCCCGATCCTCACACATTCCCAAGCGTCCTCAAGGCCTGCACTCATCTGGACCTCTACCCACTTGGCCTCTCGTTTCACCAGTGCCTAATCGTTCATGGGTTTGCTTCGGATGCTTATATTGCCTCTTCTTTGATCACGTTCTACGCGAAGTCTGGGCAAGTGCGTAGTGCTGGCAAGGTGTTCGACTTAATGCCTGAGAGGAACGTCGTTCCTTGGACTGCCATAATTGGATGTTACTGCAAGGCAGGTGATGTAGATGCGTCGATTGATCTGTTGAATGATATGCGTCACGAAGGAGTGGAGCCCAGCTCGGTGACAATGTTGGAGGTGCTTGCTGGTGATTTGGAGCTTATAAGAGTGCAATCTTTGCATTGTTGTGCACTAGTATATGGTTTTGGGTCGGATGTAGTCTTATTGAATTCTTTCTTAAATGCTTATGGTAAATGCGGAAGCATTGATGATGCAAAGGCTTTGTTAGAACTTATGGATCAAAGGGACATTGTCTCGTGGAATACTTTGGTCTCGGCATATGCTCGAATTGGTAATTTTGAGGAAGTAATGCATCTCTTGACTAGAATGAAAGATGAAGGTGTGGAACCAGGCCAGCAGACTTTGGGTTCTTTATTGTCTGCAGTGGCAGCACATGGTGATCTTTATTTGGGAAAGGCGGTGCATGGGCAGATTTTAAGAGCTGGACTCGAAGTGGATGCTCACATTGCATCTATTCTTGTAATTATGTACTTAAAATGTGGTAACCTGGATGGCGCATTTCGAACATTTGAGCTGGCCCATGATAAGGATTTTGTTCTATGGACTGCATTGATTTCAGGACTTGTACAGAATAATAATGCTGATAAGGCACTACTTGTCTTCAAATCCATGTTAGAATCCGGTGAAACTCCCTCCACTGACACAATAGCTTGCACCCTTGCAGCTTGTGCACATATGGGTTCCTATAGTTTGGGAACCTCCATTCACGGTTACGTGTTGCGGCGAAGAATTCCTGTAGAGCTTGCTGCACAGAACTCACTAGTTACAATGTATGCAAAATGTAATCATGTAATGCAAAGTCGTGCTGTTTTCGATAATATGGAGAAGAAGAATTTGGTCTCTTGGAATGCGATTCTAGTTGGTTATGCTCAGAAAGGCCAGCTATCTGAGTTATTCACCATGTTCCATGCTATGAGGGAGGCCCTTCAGTTACCTGATCCAATTACTATTGTATCTCTTCTCCAAGCTTGTGCTTTAGTGGGGGCACTCCATCAGGGAAAATGGGTCCACAGTTTCATCCTAAGAAGTTGCTTTGAGCAATGTATTGAGGTTGAAACTGCTTTAGTGGACATGTACGCTAAATGTGGGGACCTGGATAATGCTCAGAAATGTTTTGATAGAATGTCACAACATGATCTCGTTTCCTGGGGAGCAATCATTGGAGGATATGGATCTCATGGGAAGGGTGAAACTGCACTGAAAATTTATTCGGAGTTTCTTCATAGAGGTTTTCAGCCAAATGATGTGATTTTCCTCTCCATACTCTCTGCTTGTAGTCATACTGGGCTTGTCAACCAAGGGCTCAGCTTATTTAaatcaatgactgaagattatGGTATTGTACCTAGACTTGAGCATCACGCTTGCATAGTTGATCTTCTATCTCGAGCTGGCAGGGTGCATGAGGCATATGCCTTCTACAAGAGAACATTTCCTCGACCTTCATTTCATGCGCTGGGCATACTCACTGATGCTTCTCGAGTTAGTGGCGATGTAGAACTTAGTGAAATTATTGCTGGAGAGATGTCCATGTTGGAACCTATTGATGCTGGATGTTACGTGCAACTGGTGCATAGCTATGCATCATTGAATAGATGGGATAATGTGGGTGAGTCATGGGCCCAAATGAGGTCTCTTGGCTTGAAAAAGCTCCCTGGATGGAGCTTCATTGAGCTGTATGGGAAAGTAACAACATTTTTCAAAGATCATGTTTCACATCCTCAATTTGAGGAGATTGTGTGGTTGTTAAAAACCATGAGcttggaaatgaaaaagaaggacTATAGTTTAAAAGTTGCAAGTGATTCTCAGCACATCTCTGATAGTGCTAGGTAG